One genomic region from Motacilla alba alba isolate MOTALB_02 chromosome 5, Motacilla_alba_V1.0_pri, whole genome shotgun sequence encodes:
- the TSSC4 gene encoding protein TSSC4, with the protein MGDQEAGEPFLGIVADAGRDFEGALPSDTVSLSDSDSDDLGLAGEAEVDTISLEEPSLDEGDFRSGETPDSSNSGHRSPVQPFHLKGMSSTFSLRSQSIFDCLEEAAKLSVPSMPEDNVVDGRFKRPLPPTTVSGNVVPENMGRPARAVQAPRTSPAVPDYVAHPERWTKYSLEGVSESSDKTNRAVAMEFLGGLKKRGEQQSSATQDSYTPSFNQDPSSCGAGRIVFTKPTKRGVDGLEKKTSTGEDDKKQVKTDLKGKSLKKTDDLREEDKVELGHLDSDSGKAAEEEEECIMEGDQNTEYKPDARLSGAGEEPSLGTVGFHCSKKKCRKNFRPKVGDEGEEEES; encoded by the coding sequence ATGGGAGACCAGGAAGCAGGTGAACCTTTTCTGGGGATAGTGGCTGATGCTGGCAGAGACTTTGAAGGAGCTCTGCCCTCAGACACGGTGTCACTCAGCGATTCTGACTCTGATGACTTGGGGCTGGCGGGTGAAGCAGAAGTTGATACAATATCTCTGGAGGAGCCATCTTTGGATGAAGGGGATTTCAGATCAGGAGAGACACCCGACTCTTCCAACAGTGGTCACAGATCTCCTGTCCAGCCATTCCATCTGAAGGGCATGAGTTCTACATTCTCTCTCCGTAGCCAGAGCATTTTTGATTGCCTGGAAGAGGCAGCCAAGCTGTCTGTGCCCTCGATGCCTGAAGATAATGTTGTTGATGGGAGGTTTAAGCGTCCATTGCCTCCGACCACAGTTTCAGGTAACGTGGTCCCAGAAAACATGGGAAGGccagccagggcagtgcaggcTCCCAGAACCTCTCCTGCAGTCCCTGACTACGTGGCACACCCGGAGCGCTGGACCAAATACAGCCTAGAGGGAGTTTCAGAGTCCAGTGACAAGACTAACAGGGCAGTGGCCATGGAATTTCTAGGTGGTCTGAAGAAAAGAGGGGAGCAACAGAGCTCGGCTACCCAAGATAGCTACACCCCATCCTTCAACCAGGACCCTTccagctgtggagctgggaggaTTGTCTTCACCAAACCAACTAAAAGAGGTGTTGATggactggaaaagaaaacatcaacaGGGGAGGATGATAAGAAACAGGTGAAGACAGATCTGAAGGGAAAATCTCTTAAGAAGACTGATGACTTGAGGGAAGAAGATAAGGTTGAGCTGGGGCACTTAGACAGTGACagtggaaaggcagcagaggaggaggaggagtgcaTAATGGAGGGGGACCAGAACACAGAATATAAACCTGATGCAAGGCTTAGTGGTGCAGGTGAAGAGCCATCGCTGGGAACAGTTGGATTCCACTGCAGTAAGAAGAAGTGCAGGAAAAATTTCCGACCTAAAGTAGGTGatgaaggggaggaggaagagtcCTGA